The following proteins are co-located in the Trichomycterus rosablanca isolate fTriRos1 chromosome 14, fTriRos1.hap1, whole genome shotgun sequence genome:
- the rhoh gene encoding rho-related GTP-binding protein RhoH, with product MNGVEETSVKCVLVGDCAVGKTALLVRFTSETFPDSYRPTIYENTGVDVFMDGVQISLGLWDTAGNDTFRQIRPMSYQQADVVLLCYSVANPSTLASIQQKWMAEVRHYLPRVPVLVVATQTDHREMGPYRERCTSAAEGKQVAQEIRAKGYLECSALSNRGVQQVFECAVRTAISQARKRTRRRLFDFNLCRVS from the coding sequence ATGAACGGCGTGGAGGAGACCTCGGTGAAGTGCGTGCTGGTGGGCGACTGCGCGGTGGGTAAGACGGCGCTGCTGGTGCGCTTCACCTCCGAGACGTTTCCTGACAGCTACAGACCCACCATCTACGAGAACACGGGCGTGGACGTCTTCATGGACGGGGTGCAGATCAGCCTGGGCCTATGGGACACGGCGGGGAACGACACGTTCCGCCAGATCCGCCCCATGTCCTACCAGCAGGCCGACGTGGTCCTGCTGTGCTACTCGGTGGCGAACCCGTCCACGCTGGCCAGCATCCAGCAGAAATGGATGGCCGAGGTGCGTCACTACCTGCCCCGGGTGCCCGTGCTGGTGGTGGCCACACAGACGGACCACCGGGAGATGGGGCCGTACCGCGAGCGCTGCACGTCTGCGGCGGAGGGCAAGCAGGTGGCTCAGGAGATCCGAGCCAAGGGCTACCTGGAGTGCTCGGCGCTCAGCAACCGCGGCGTCCAACAAGTGTTCGAGTGCGCCGTGCGGACGGCCATCAGCCAGGCTCGCAAACGCACGCGCCGGAGACTTTTCGACTTTAACCTCTGTCGGGTATCCTAA